In the genome of Kiritimatiellia bacterium, the window GCGCCTGGACGGAGGGAGGCAAACTGGCGGCCATCGGGGTAAGGTTCAGGCGCTGGGTATCGTATCACGGCATGAGTTTTAACGTGAACCCAGATTTGTCGGGATTTGCCGCCATTATTCCCTGCGGCTTGGCCGGCGAAGAGGTGGCTTCGCTGGAAAAGTTGCTCGGAAAAACCTGTCCCTCATTGCGTGAGGTTCGCGACGCTATGGCGGGGCAATTTAGCGCCGTATTCAACCGGGAACTTTCCGCCCCGGATTCACGCCTTTCGCTGGCGGGCAATGCCCGCCTGAGCGAAAGCGAATATTGCCGAAATTCGTGCAATATTCGGGTTTGACATTTGAATGTAGAAATCTAAACTTTAAAAATACTGCCGCATGTCCTTTGTTATAACCACGTTAGTTTTTGAAATAACCAAATGGGTTATTTCGAAAACTTCAGGTATAACGAAAAACAAAGCGGTGTTTTTTTATGTTAATCAAAGGCCAAAGGCGGGTTCCATTTTTCAAGGTTGAACAGTTGTGCGTTTATGATAAATAAAATCGGCAAAAAACGGGGGCGATGATGCGGAAATTAGCATTGTTTGGCGGAAAACCGGTAAGATCAGCTGGTAAACAATGGCCGGCCTGGCCAATGTGGGATGAGCGGGAACGGCGCGGAATTATCAAGGTGTTGGAGTCCGGCAAGTGGTGGTATGGCGAAAAGGTGCGCGAATTTGAG includes:
- the lipB gene encoding lipoyl(octanoyl) transferase LipB, translated to SRGGAVTFPGPGKLVMYPISRRGAGGAAAADGAGGVRGYLGALEEVAIRTAEFFGVRAWRRTGMTGAWTEGGKLAAIGVRFRRWVSYHGMSFNVNPDLSGFAAIIPCGLAGEEVASLEKLLGKTCPSLREVRDAMAGQFSAVFNRELSAPDSRLSLAGNARLSESEYCRNSCNIRV